TTGCAACACCAGGACCGCCACGCACATCCCACAAATAAATCGTGTGGCTCGCTCCCCAAGCGGCTAGGTATCGACCGTCGTCCGACACCGTCGCTCCCGACGGCCGTTCCGGCATACTATATCTTTTGCGAAGGATCGGTCCGCAGAACTTACGCCTCAAAAGACACTGGTGGGACGAATCCGTCGAGATCCAAAGGTCGCCATCAGTAGTTTGAAAAACCCCTAAAAACGTTTCAGAAGTTGTGCTCGAATCTGTACTTGTTCCCTGTTCGCGATCAATGACGAGTACTTTTTGACCGCCCGACTGCGTCATTAACTTTAACACCATGTTTTTCCCGCCAGCGGAAAACCATACATTGTCAGCGCGCCGATGAGGATCGATATAGGCCTTAATCACTTTTCCGCTTTGGGTATTCCGGCTGCATACCGATCCGTCGGCTTCGATTAGTACGAGCTCATTGCCGCTTGAATCGAAGGCGACGTAGTTGGCGCCAGACGAAAGCGGTTGAACGTCATCTGACCATAGCATGCGCCCCTCGCCCATCGCGACCAGCTTCAGACTCGCTCGTCGTTCTCCAGTCCTCTCGCAAATTGACAGCCATCGCCCGCACGGCGAAAACGTCAATGCTTGTGGCGGTGCTGCCAACGGTGTGAATGTCGATCCGCCCTTGGTTGGCCAACGCCAAAGCCGAATCTTGCAGTCGCGCCCGCCCGAAGCAAACCACTCACCATTCGGCGACAAGTCCACCGCCAAAGTCCGACCGGAGTGAGCCTTAAAACGGTGGCCTGCGGTTGGGCTGCCAGCCAGGACCGGGGCGATGGGCCAAGCCTGTGTCGACCCGTCCCAAAAGCCGGCGCAAATCATATTGGTTGACGACGAATAGCGTACATTGCTGACAATCGATGACACCGGGATTGACGCAGCTTTTTTTCCAGTGTCCACGTCATGTAGAATGATCTCTCCGCCTGCACTGCCAATAGCGAAGTACCCTGGCCCCACGGGAATATGGCAAATTGCCCCGGCATTTTTCAAATCGGTCGCCCAACCGCCTACCAGGTTCAACGTGTTGCCGTCGATTAGCTGCACTTCGCTCGGCGATTTCAACACCCCTATGAGATTTCGATCCGCGATGTAGGCCAAGCCGATAATTTCGTTGGCATTTTTCGCTTCAGACGCCGGCACATCGGCGCTGAGGGGCAAGGGAGCGGTCTCACTCTGTTGTCCTGATGCTACATCAATCACGTGCAAAGTCGCGGTATCGCCACCCACTGCGAGCCGTGAAGACGCGCCGAGCCATGCGGCGGCGAAGATCCGCCCTGCATTGACTTTATTCTTAAACACTCTGGAACCATTCTCGACGCGATGAATGGCAACATGGCCGTTGTCTCCCACGACCGCCAGCATCGATCCGTCCTGAGAGAAACGCGAAAGCCTTGGGCCCAGCACGCCGCTCACGATAACCCGGCGACGGCTCCAATCCCCCACATTCCATAGTGTGGTCAGCCCTTCGGCGCCCGTGGACGCCAGCAAATCTCCACCGGGAGCGAATTCAATGTCGCGTACGGTCGAAAGTCCGCCGATAGTTTTATCCGAGTCGTTGGCCGACGCGCTCAGCACATCCCATTCGACTCCCTTCTGCACCTGCCCATGCGCCAGCGAAGCCGCACTTTGCAAGAATTCGAGCGTTTCGGCCCGATTGCCTCGACGAGACGATATTGCGGCACGTTGGATCGCCTCATCATAGCGGTGTTGCCGTTCCGTCTCTTCAGTTTCGGACGCAGTCGCCTTCGCGGCGGCAACCTCGCGAAACGCCATTTGACGGTCGCGCATCCATGCACTTGCAAAACCACCTAAAAGCAGTGCCCCCAGGCAAACCATCGCGATGAACGAACATATTAGAGGGTGCCTCCGGGCTAGTTTCCAGCTGCGTCGCCATGCAAGAATTGGTCCCGCATGAATCGGCCTGCCATCCAATGACCGCTGTAAATCGAAGGCGAGCTCCTGTGAAGTCCTGTAGCGTCTGTCGAATGATTTTTCCAGGCATTTCCCTATGATCGCGTTCAGGTCTCTAGTAGTGCTGCCGCCTAGTTGACCAATCGACGGCGGTTCGGCGTTACAAATCTGCCGGCGAACATCCTCGCTCGTCTTGCCATCGAAGGGACGGCGACCAGTTACCAGCTCGTACAGGATCACTCCCAACGAGAAAATGTCCGACGCCGGTCCGACTTGATCGGCAAGTCCGGCTGCCTGCTCAGGCGACATGTAGTAGTCGGTGCCGATGACGTCGGTGGTCCCGGTGACACTGGATAGTTCAGCAGGGCGTGGTCCGCGAGCCAGTCCAAAATCAGTTATCACCGTCTCGAAGGGAAGTAAGCCCGGAATTCTGCACGGGCGCAATAGTATGTTGTTGGGTTTTAGGTCCCGGTGGACGACGCCATTCTCATGAGCAAAATGGATCGTCCGTGCGAGATGGTTCACAATTTGCATCGCAACTCGCATTGGCACGTTTGTCTGAGCCGCAGTCCAGGCTGCCAGATTCGGTCCGTCGACCAATTCGAGTGCGATGTAGCTAATCACGCCAACTTCGGCCGAGTCAAAGACTTCGACGATTCCCGGGTGCTTTAGCGCCGCAAGCGTCGTGGATTCGTCATTGAATCGCCGGCTTCCGACCGGGTGCATCAGCACATGGGGCCAGGCGACTTTCAGCGCCACGCGCCGCAGTAGCTTCGTGTCAAA
This Pirellulales bacterium DNA region includes the following protein-coding sequences:
- a CDS encoding WD40 repeat domain-containing serine/threonine protein kinase, which translates into the protein MPLGRLMRAPWRIYGASWNSMPNSDLNESVAGREEGRTLEELLSWNDSDAIGLMVLLNLLQRDQQGAKLGADGLDWFATPRALGRFKLESLLGRGAFGAVFQAFDTKLLRRVALKVAWPHVLMHPVGSRRFNDESTTLAALKHPGIVEVFDSAEVGVISYIALELVDGPNLAAWTAAQTNVPMRVAMQIVNHLARTIHFAHENGVVHRDLKPNNILLRPCRIPGLLPFETVITDFGLARGPRPAELSSVTGTTDVIGTDYYMSPEQAAGLADQVGPASDIFSLGVILYELVTGRRPFDGKTSEDVRRQICNAEPPSIGQLGGSTTRDLNAIIGKCLEKSFDRRYRTSQELAFDLQRSLDGRPIHAGPILAWRRSWKLARRHPLICSFIAMVCLGALLLGGFASAWMRDRQMAFREVAAAKATASETEETERQHRYDEAIQRAAISSRRGNRAETLEFLQSAASLAHGQVQKGVEWDVLSASANDSDKTIGGLSTVRDIEFAPGGDLLASTGAEGLTTLWNVGDWSRRRVIVSGVLGPRLSRFSQDGSMLAVVGDNGHVAIHRVENGSRVFKNKVNAGRIFAAAWLGASSRLAVGGDTATLHVIDVASGQQSETAPLPLSADVPASEAKNANEIIGLAYIADRNLIGVLKSPSEVQLIDGNTLNLVGGWATDLKNAGAICHIPVGPGYFAIGSAGGEIILHDVDTGKKAASIPVSSIVSNVRYSSSTNMICAGFWDGSTQAWPIAPVLAGSPTAGHRFKAHSGRTLAVDLSPNGEWFASGGRDCKIRLWRWPTKGGSTFTPLAAPPQALTFSPCGRWLSICERTGERRASLKLVAMGEGRMLWSDDVQPLSSGANYVAFDSSGNELVLIEADGSVCSRNTQSGKVIKAYIDPHRRADNVWFSAGGKNMVLKLMTQSGGQKVLVIDREQGTSTDSSTTSETFLGVFQTTDGDLWISTDSSHQCLLRRKFCGPILRKRYSMPERPSGATVSDDGRYLAAWGASHTIYLWDVRGGPGVAKLVGHNQRITALLFTPDSRTLLSHDGDNTVRFWDTKTHNELLSLGSRDEQVLSMALHPTAGMLVLGIERDKQFGLRVYRFKDAQEGLPSTFELGEPAPTEQVGLE